One region of Parambassis ranga chromosome 12, fParRan2.1, whole genome shotgun sequence genomic DNA includes:
- the lmo4a gene encoding LIM domain transcription factor LMO4a: protein MVNNRVEAPTVAVMSSGTAGRSCAGCGSRIADRFLLFSMERYWHTRCLKCSCCHAQLGEYSSTCYSKGGMILCKNDYIRLFGHSGACSACGQSIPASEMVMRTQGNVYHLKCFTCATCRNRLVPGDRFHYINGTIFCEHDRPGGGLLSGHSTPLQANSIMSDQKVC from the exons ATGGTAAACAACAGGGTGGAGGCGCCCACAGTGGCAGTGATGAGCAGTGGGACAGCAGGCAGGTCATGTGCAGGATGTGGAAGTCGGATTGCAGACCgcttccttctcttctccatGGAGAGGTACTGGCACACGCGCTGCCTCAAGTGCTCCTGCTGCCATGCTCAGCTGGGCGAGTACAGCAGTACCTGCTACAGCAAAGGCGGCATGATCCTCTGCAAGAATGACTACATCAG ACTATTTGGACATAGTGGGGCCTGCAGTGCTTGTGGACAGTCTATACCTGCCAGTGAGATGGTGATGAGAACCCAAGGAAACGTTTACCACCTTAAG TGTTTTACCTGTGCGACCTGTAGGAACCGCCTGGTCCCTGGTGATCGCTTTCACTACATAAATGGAACTATTTTCTGTGAACACGACAGGCCTGGAGGGGGCCTGCTGAGTGGACACTCGACTCCTCTGCAGGCCAATAGCATTATGTCTGACCAGAAG GTCTGTTGA